A single genomic interval of Chryseobacterium paludis harbors:
- a CDS encoding TonB-dependent receptor domain-containing protein: protein MKTPLLIAAIFFTGLAFAQEKKTDSVKTKSIEGVTLTKQVFKKQSDRFVYDVAASPVAKGNTTFDLLKQTPLLSSTDDKTLKIAGKNNAIIYINGRKTNMDADSLVQFLKNTPAENIQKIEVITVPGSEYQVESSDGIINIVLKKKMSDGLSGNIRMSNSQNKFNGSDASFSANYRKNKLGISANLSGGENIGAQSYILRNGNSLSSNESVGDINDPNKNLGGYLNIDYQLTEKSNLALSWNTWANKSYNSTVNLFNTIRSYDDKKKDYITNYTNSRNKEDARSYNNSVNLNYELKTDSLGSKLNVNAAYLNYKRFQFTDNKTYLANSLGQDTGLSQTIYQNLPQIINNFSGTVDYIQKLKNDFTVSIGGNYNKTKTDNDTKNDTYRVNPPAPIKKEEHMPNHFIYDENIYGAYLTIEKKFSDKLSGKVGARYEITKSLGTVNAPLNPDKTMQYQEIKRNYNNFLPYLSFNYAINDSNNISYSFSSRMRRPSFWEINPVRNILTDDNYTQNNPFVKASSTYNQELTYMYKSSYFLILNHSYYKDQITQVPLQGYPVAPDGTVGPRNVLRYIRTNFGDKQEMSAMLGIQKSFFKQYLTTNFNIGFQHNINNGSLDTDPTTGERFKNKEGEFITYTNNIRSTSMVIQTNNTVRLDKKKTWFLGVNYFFVDKQQIELGMLKNLMSLDLSLKKIWNEWTFALNVNDVLKTNIVEIEDYQANGNYNYVRNDQYRRGMTLSITYNFGNQKVKKVRDIEGASDAIKSRTR, encoded by the coding sequence ATGAAGACGCCACTACTCATCGCAGCTATATTTTTTACCGGACTAGCTTTTGCTCAGGAAAAAAAAACAGATTCAGTAAAAACTAAAAGTATAGAGGGAGTTACTTTAACGAAACAAGTATTTAAAAAACAAAGTGATCGCTTTGTGTACGATGTTGCCGCTTCGCCTGTTGCTAAAGGAAATACAACATTTGATCTATTAAAACAAACTCCATTACTTTCATCTACCGATGATAAGACATTAAAAATTGCAGGAAAGAATAATGCTATAATCTATATCAATGGTAGAAAAACCAATATGGACGCTGATTCATTAGTTCAATTTCTTAAAAACACACCAGCAGAGAATATCCAAAAAATTGAGGTTATTACAGTTCCGGGAAGTGAGTACCAGGTAGAATCATCTGATGGGATCATCAATATCGTTTTAAAGAAAAAAATGAGCGATGGATTAAGTGGTAACATAAGAATGTCTAACTCTCAAAATAAGTTCAACGGAAGCGATGCCAGTTTTTCAGCCAATTACAGAAAGAATAAATTAGGAATCAGCGCTAATCTTAGTGGTGGCGAAAATATCGGTGCACAATCTTATATTTTAAGAAATGGAAATAGTTTATCATCCAATGAATCTGTAGGTGATATTAATGATCCAAATAAAAACCTTGGCGGTTATTTGAACATTGATTATCAATTAACAGAGAAGAGCAATCTAGCTTTATCTTGGAATACTTGGGCTAATAAAAGTTATAATTCTACAGTAAATTTATTTAATACTATCCGCTCTTATGATGATAAGAAAAAAGATTACATTACTAATTATACTAATTCCAGAAACAAGGAAGATGCAAGATCTTATAACAATTCAGTCAACTTAAATTATGAATTAAAAACCGATTCTTTAGGAAGTAAATTGAATGTAAATGCTGCTTATCTTAATTACAAAAGATTTCAGTTTACTGATAATAAAACTTATCTCGCCAATTCACTTGGCCAAGACACAGGTCTTAGTCAAACCATTTATCAGAACCTTCCACAGATAATCAATAATTTTTCTGGGACAGTAGATTATATCCAGAAATTAAAAAATGATTTTACGGTTTCCATAGGAGGAAATTACAATAAAACGAAAACGGATAATGACACTAAGAATGACACTTATAGGGTAAATCCCCCTGCTCCAATAAAAAAAGAAGAACACATGCCTAATCATTTTATATATGATGAAAATATTTATGGAGCCTATTTAACAATAGAAAAAAAATTCTCCGATAAGCTTTCTGGGAAAGTCGGAGCAAGGTATGAAATTACAAAAAGTTTAGGGACGGTTAACGCTCCTCTAAATCCGGATAAGACGATGCAATACCAAGAAATAAAAAGAAATTATAATAACTTTTTACCCTATCTAAGTTTCAATTATGCTATTAATGACAGCAATAATATATCATATTCATTTTCAAGTAGAATGAGAAGGCCTAGTTTCTGGGAAATAAATCCAGTTCGAAATATTTTAACCGATGATAATTACACTCAGAATAATCCGTTTGTAAAGGCTTCTTCTACCTATAACCAGGAATTAACCTATATGTATAAAAGCTCCTATTTCTTGATTTTGAATCATTCATATTATAAAGATCAGATTACTCAGGTTCCATTACAGGGTTATCCCGTAGCACCGGATGGAACAGTTGGACCAAGAAATGTATTGCGTTACATTAGAACAAATTTCGGGGATAAACAAGAAATGTCTGCAATGTTAGGAATTCAAAAATCATTCTTTAAACAATACTTGACCACTAACTTCAACATTGGTTTTCAACATAACATCAATAATGGCAGTCTTGATACTGATCCAACAACCGGAGAGAGATTTAAAAATAAAGAAGGTGAGTTTATTACGTATACAAACAATATCAGATCTACAAGCATGGTCATTCAAACTAATAACACAGTACGTCTTGATAAAAAGAAAACATGGTTCTTAGGCGTAAATTATTTCTTTGTTGATAAACAGCAAATAGAACTTGGAATGCTGAAGAACTTAATGAGCTTGGATCTTAGTTTGAAAAAAATCTGGAACGAATGGACTTTTGCACTCAATGTAAATGATGTTTTAAAAACAAATATTGTAGAAATTGAAGATTATCAAGCCAATGGAAACTACAATTATGTAAGAAACGATCAATACAGAAGAGGTATGACTTTAAGCATCACTTACAATTTTGGTAATCAAAAAGTTAAAAAAGTAAGAGACATCGAGGGTGCTTCCGACGCCATCAAAAGCAGAACAAGATAA
- a CDS encoding outer membrane beta-barrel family protein, producing MKTPILFAAIFFTGFVFAQQKSDTLKTKNIEGINLKKQVFKKQSDRFIYDVASSPIAKGTNTFNLLKQTPMISSIDGKTLKIMGKSEVVIYINNKKSNMDAEALIEMLKNTPSEDIQKIEVITVPGSEFQVESNDGVINIVMKKSRNNGYNGTLKMQNEQAYYNNPSASASFNFRKDKLAVNTNISTGSWTDREKYRLSNGNSTFKNESFGFNDDPNKNFGGSVNIDYEITKKQSLGFTYNMRYNKSFNSILDITNIQNGVLKNRTVNNEDAQTRNHSFNLNYEIKTDSLGSKLTSNISYLWFNRDKSSINETFPFYNDDDNKYGAFKQWVPQIINNYAANVDYIKKTAKGNSWLMGISYNNTKTDNDTRQDVYTKASDSFVNDFDQTNHFIYKENILGLYLTYERKLSEKLSGKIGTRYEMTRSTGEILGKTGFDRNYNNLLPYLNFNYAINADNNISYTFSSRIRRPRFWELNPSRTYFTPDNYTQNNPFVLASKYYNQEINYMFKNAFYANLSFNYVEDASNQVPLQGTVTKPEKDENGKIELDSNGDPIMVTTKFLRYIRTNYGNNKQLGLTLGMNKSWFKDIWTTNYSVNLAYAMYSGTVSEDPTSRPVPGQTEVLTPYVIDVKNFNFSAQFNNTIRLSSKKDWFLGINYFYAGKSKIEIGELGTRQSLDLNIKKIVGDWTVLVEVYDVFNQNFNKIKGIQPDGSFNNVTNFEYPRIFSVGVTYNFGNQKLKKTREMKSANDAVKSRT from the coding sequence ATGAAAACGCCCATTCTCTTTGCAGCCATATTTTTCACTGGATTTGTTTTTGCCCAACAGAAATCAGATACTCTAAAAACTAAAAATATAGAGGGTATAAACTTAAAGAAACAGGTCTTCAAAAAACAAAGCGACCGCTTTATTTATGATGTTGCTTCTTCCCCTATTGCTAAAGGGACAAATACCTTCAACTTATTAAAGCAGACTCCAATGATCTCCAGTATTGATGGGAAAACATTAAAAATAATGGGGAAATCAGAAGTTGTTATTTACATCAACAATAAAAAATCCAATATGGATGCGGAGGCATTAATTGAAATGCTTAAAAACACACCATCTGAAGATATCCAGAAAATTGAAGTAATCACTGTTCCAGGTAGTGAGTTTCAAGTTGAATCTAACGACGGGGTAATTAACATTGTGATGAAAAAAAGCAGAAACAATGGTTATAACGGAACTTTAAAAATGCAAAATGAGCAGGCTTATTATAACAATCCTTCTGCAAGTGCTTCTTTCAATTTCCGAAAAGACAAATTAGCAGTTAACACAAATATCAGTACTGGAAGCTGGACAGACAGAGAAAAGTATAGACTTTCTAATGGAAACTCCACTTTTAAAAATGAGTCTTTTGGATTTAATGATGATCCAAATAAAAACTTTGGTGGTAGCGTGAATATTGATTATGAAATTACCAAAAAGCAAAGTCTGGGTTTCACATATAATATGAGATACAATAAAAGTTTCAATTCTATTCTGGATATTACAAACATTCAAAATGGGGTCTTAAAAAACAGAACTGTAAATAATGAAGATGCCCAGACAAGAAATCATTCTTTTAATTTAAACTATGAAATAAAAACGGATTCGTTAGGAAGTAAACTAACTTCTAATATCTCCTATTTATGGTTCAACAGAGACAAATCGAGCATTAATGAAACATTTCCCTTTTATAATGATGACGATAATAAATACGGGGCATTTAAACAATGGGTTCCGCAGATCATTAACAATTACGCAGCCAATGTAGATTACATCAAAAAAACAGCAAAAGGGAATTCATGGTTAATGGGAATTAGCTATAATAATACAAAAACAGACAACGATACCAGACAGGATGTTTATACAAAAGCAAGCGACAGTTTTGTAAATGATTTCGATCAAACCAATCATTTCATTTATAAAGAAAATATTCTAGGTCTTTATCTTACTTACGAAAGAAAATTAAGTGAGAAATTATCCGGAAAAATAGGAACCCGTTATGAGATGACCAGAAGTACTGGTGAGATATTAGGAAAAACAGGTTTTGATAGAAACTATAATAACCTGCTTCCGTATCTTAATTTCAACTATGCAATTAATGCAGACAATAATATAAGCTATACTTTTTCCAGCAGAATAAGAAGACCTCGATTTTGGGAATTAAATCCATCCAGAACTTATTTTACACCAGACAACTACACTCAGAACAATCCGTTCGTTTTAGCTTCTAAATATTATAATCAGGAAATCAATTATATGTTTAAGAATGCTTTCTATGCAAACCTAAGTTTTAACTATGTAGAAGATGCCTCAAACCAGGTGCCTCTGCAGGGGACTGTGACAAAACCTGAAAAAGATGAGAATGGAAAGATAGAACTTGATTCTAATGGGGATCCTATTATGGTTACTACAAAGTTTTTAAGATACATCAGAACTAATTATGGTAATAATAAGCAGCTTGGGTTGACATTGGGAATGAATAAATCCTGGTTCAAAGATATCTGGACAACGAATTACTCAGTTAATCTAGCCTATGCTATGTATTCCGGCACCGTATCTGAAGATCCAACTTCAAGACCCGTACCTGGCCAGACAGAAGTACTTACTCCTTATGTTATCGATGTGAAAAACTTTAATTTTTCTGCTCAGTTCAACAACACCATTCGTCTTTCGTCTAAAAAAGACTGGTTCCTGGGAATTAACTACTTCTATGCTGGAAAAAGCAAAATAGAAATTGGAGAATTAGGAACAAGACAAAGCCTGGATCTTAATATCAAAAAAATCGTAGGCGATTGGACCGTTTTGGTGGAAGTATATGATGTATTTAATCAAAACTTCAATAAAATAAAAGGTATTCAACCTGATGGAAGCTTCAACAATGTAACCAATTTTGAGTATCCAAGAATTTTCAGTGTAGGGGTCACCTATAATTTTGGAAATCAAAAACTGAAAAAAACCAGAGAAATGAAATCAGCCAATGATGCTGTAAAATCTAGAACTTAA
- a CDS encoding carboxypeptidase-like regulatory domain-containing protein gives MRKIYPLFLLILLILFSCISDFNMESDITPNPQSNFNFGNTAQRNFQGLVLSTNGSPISGATVSIGTSTVQTNSKGLFIIKNAEVKENFAFIKVTKAGYINASRTLVPTNGNSRVNIMMIPAITTTSITSGATATVSLSNGTKVKFDGSFNDASGNAYSGNVDVALFHLSPSNQYLNELMPGSFLATNLNGNSRVMETYGMLHVQLTGSSGQNLQIATGHTAEITVPLDAAQLATSPNTIPLWSFSEITGMWQEEGSATKVGNTYVGNVSHFSWWNCDAQFPQAVLKVTVKNAAGQPLSNAMIGLKRNSQTYESYGITDGDGMVSGVVPAGEPLELKIYDNCNTVVYSSTVGPFPVGATTVLPDISLTSSTNQYTIKGTLKTCSGADVTDGFASLRFAGAVNYFQTIVVPVTNGTFSINSLGCSSNQQFVLEGIDITNIQTSGEINFTGTAPITNLGDIVVCNTVSEFISYKVDNQATRLILSNISVSPNLISSAQSPVPVGTYFRYEGADLLAGSVLVNNYYLTVTNNSNAYQNITVDGTTNQITFTVTSAGAVGTYTDFTFNGTYTDSAGASHTVNGTGHVKRDY, from the coding sequence ATGAGAAAAATTTATCCTTTATTTTTATTAATACTACTGATCTTATTTTCGTGTATAAGTGATTTTAACATGGAATCTGACATCACGCCAAATCCGCAGTCCAATTTTAATTTCGGAAATACTGCTCAGAGAAATTTTCAGGGATTAGTATTAAGTACGAACGGAAGTCCTATTTCCGGAGCAACAGTTAGTATTGGAACAAGTACAGTGCAGACAAATTCTAAAGGTCTTTTTATAATTAAAAATGCCGAGGTGAAAGAAAACTTTGCTTTTATCAAAGTAACTAAGGCGGGTTATATCAATGCTTCACGTACTTTAGTTCCTACAAATGGAAACAGTAGGGTAAACATTATGATGATCCCTGCGATTACTACAACATCCATTACTTCTGGGGCTACAGCGACAGTTTCTCTTTCGAACGGAACAAAAGTGAAATTTGACGGAAGTTTTAATGATGCTTCCGGAAACGCCTATAGTGGAAATGTAGATGTTGCATTATTCCACTTAAGTCCTTCCAATCAGTATCTGAACGAATTAATGCCTGGATCTTTTTTAGCAACAAATTTGAACGGAAATTCAAGAGTTATGGAAACCTATGGAATGCTTCATGTACAGTTAACGGGAAGTTCTGGACAAAATCTACAGATTGCTACCGGTCATACAGCAGAAATTACTGTCCCACTAGATGCTGCTCAATTAGCAACTTCACCGAATACAATCCCTTTGTGGTCATTTAGTGAAATTACAGGAATGTGGCAGGAAGAAGGTTCCGCAACTAAAGTTGGAAATACGTATGTGGGAAATGTAAGTCACTTTTCCTGGTGGAACTGTGATGCACAATTTCCGCAAGCGGTATTAAAGGTTACAGTGAAAAATGCTGCTGGCCAACCATTGAGTAATGCAATGATAGGATTAAAAAGAAATTCACAGACTTATGAAAGTTATGGAATTACAGATGGGGATGGTATGGTTTCGGGAGTTGTTCCTGCTGGTGAGCCTCTTGAACTAAAAATTTATGACAATTGCAATACGGTAGTTTATAGCTCAACAGTAGGGCCATTTCCCGTAGGAGCTACTACTGTACTGCCCGATATTTCTTTAACAAGTTCAACCAATCAGTATACGATCAAAGGAACATTGAAAACCTGTTCTGGAGCTGATGTCACAGATGGTTTTGCTAGTCTTAGATTTGCCGGAGCAGTAAATTATTTTCAGACTATTGTGGTTCCAGTGACCAATGGAACTTTTTCAATCAATTCTCTCGGATGTTCAAGTAATCAACAGTTTGTATTGGAAGGTATTGATATTACTAATATTCAAACAAGTGGCGAGATTAACTTTACAGGAACTGCGCCTATTACAAATCTTGGAGATATTGTAGTCTGTAATACAGTTTCAGAGTTCATTAGTTATAAAGTAGATAATCAAGCTACCAGGCTTATATTAAGTAATATTAGTGTTTCACCTAACTTAATTAGTTCAGCGCAAAGCCCTGTTCCTGTAGGAACTTATTTTAGATATGAGGGTGCGGATTTACTTGCAGGCAGCGTTCTGGTAAATAATTACTATTTAACCGTTACAAATAATTCGAATGCATACCAAAATATAACTGTTGATGGAACTACTAATCAGATCACATTTACAGTAACCAGCGCTGGAGCTGTAGGAACTTACACAGATTTTACATTTAATGGAACGTACACGGATAGTGCAGGAGCGTCACACACCGTAAATGGAACGGGACATGTGAAAAGAGATTATTAA
- a CDS encoding DUF3817 domain-containing protein: MNFIEKFFSKYSQEKIIKWFKQICIAEAISCFLLYGVAMIWKRYDDDGLLPTIFIIVVGNIHGLFFTIYLLLCLPVRKIFKWDDEDFVFALLSAFFPFATIWVDKKLARFDRE, from the coding sequence ATGAACTTCATCGAAAAATTTTTCTCAAAATATTCTCAGGAAAAAATCATTAAATGGTTTAAACAAATCTGTATTGCAGAGGCAATTTCTTGTTTCCTGCTCTATGGTGTTGCCATGATCTGGAAAAGATATGACGACGACGGATTACTTCCCACAATTTTTATTATTGTAGTTGGGAATATCCATGGTCTTTTCTTTACCATTTATCTTTTGCTTTGTTTACCTGTGAGAAAAATTTTCAAATGGGATGATGAAGATTTCGTATTTGCACTACTTTCAGCATTCTTTCCTTTTGCCACGATATGGGTAGATAAAAAACTTGCCCGCTTCGACAGAGAATAA
- the nadD gene encoding nicotinate (nicotinamide) nucleotide adenylyltransferase, whose amino-acid sequence MKKIGLFFGSFNPIHIGHLILANYILENSDMDELWFVVSPQNPFKDKKSLLKDHNRLDMVQAAIKNYPNMRASNVEFSLPRPSYTIDTLTYLTEKHPDYSFSLIMGEDNLDNLHKWKNYDLLIKNHHIIVYPRVFEGEKKDSEYLQHENISLIKAPVIEISATEIRNMVKQGKNVRPMLPPEVFEYLDGSSFYK is encoded by the coding sequence ATGAAAAAAATAGGCCTCTTTTTCGGTTCGTTTAATCCAATTCATATTGGACATCTTATTTTAGCCAATTATATTTTAGAAAATTCGGATATGGATGAATTGTGGTTTGTTGTAAGTCCACAAAATCCATTTAAAGATAAAAAATCATTATTAAAAGATCATAACAGGTTAGACATGGTTCAGGCTGCCATAAAAAATTATCCCAACATGAGGGCTTCAAATGTAGAGTTTTCTCTACCGAGGCCAAGCTATACTATCGACACCCTTACCTATCTTACAGAAAAGCACCCGGACTATTCTTTTAGTTTAATTATGGGTGAAGATAATCTGGATAATCTTCATAAATGGAAGAATTATGACCTGCTGATCAAGAATCATCATATCATTGTTTATCCAAGAGTTTTTGAAGGTGAGAAAAAAGATTCAGAATATTTACAGCATGAAAATATTTCATTGATCAAGGCTCCTGTTATTGAGATCTCAGCCACCGAAATTCGCAATATGGTCAAGCAAGGTAAAAATGTCAGACCTATGCTTCCGCCAGAAGTTTTTGAATATTTGGATGGTAGCAGTTTTTATAAGTAA
- the recJ gene encoding single-stranded-DNA-specific exonuclease RecJ yields the protein MSQKWIFRPEPDEEVVDRLSSSLGFGTFESKLLVLRGIDNYQKAREFFKPNLTDIHSPFLMADMQKAVERIATAIENGEKILVYGDYDVDGTTAVALMYLYLSKIVQKKYLDYYIPDRNSEGYGISTEGIDFAKENGFSLIIALDCGIKAIDMISYAQNLGVDFIICDHHLPGDEIPNAVAVLDPKRNDCRYPFKELSGCGVGFKLCQGLNTIYKIPDAELFELTDLLAISIAADIVSMTGENRVLAKMGLKTLRKTRNLGLRLLIPEDKLSHFEISNIVFEIAPKINAAGRISHGKAAVELMVSDNLKHAHQIVSDIMGLNDERRELDMNSTLSALNQIIESQQETKLTTIVYHPEWNKGVIGIVASRLIETYYKPTLVFTDGNNGEMVASARSVSDFDVHEALDLCSEYFLKFGGHHAAAGLSMEKSKFEAFKEKFEKVVAEKIQEHQKESSIIIDSEIEIDDINREFINFHRKLAPFGPHNMKPNLALKNQKLSGYIKTMGKDNNHVKFYIKQESTGRNIECVGFKLGQFSEDFRNKYFDLAFTLEENHWKGNVTHYLNIKDVKFRD from the coding sequence ATGAGTCAAAAATGGATTTTCAGACCTGAACCCGATGAAGAAGTTGTGGACAGATTAAGTTCGTCACTTGGTTTTGGAACTTTTGAATCTAAGCTTCTCGTTCTCAGAGGAATTGACAATTATCAAAAGGCCAGAGAATTCTTTAAACCAAATCTTACCGATATACACAGTCCGTTTTTAATGGCTGACATGCAAAAAGCCGTGGAGCGGATTGCAACCGCAATTGAAAATGGCGAAAAAATATTAGTTTACGGCGATTATGATGTAGATGGAACTACAGCCGTTGCTTTGATGTATTTATACCTCAGCAAAATAGTTCAAAAAAAATACCTTGATTATTATATTCCGGATAGAAATTCAGAAGGGTATGGAATCTCAACAGAGGGAATCGATTTTGCAAAAGAAAATGGATTTTCATTAATCATTGCTTTGGACTGTGGTATAAAAGCGATTGATATGATCAGCTACGCTCAGAATCTGGGTGTGGATTTTATTATCTGTGATCACCATTTACCTGGTGATGAAATCCCCAATGCCGTTGCTGTTTTGGATCCCAAGAGAAATGACTGCAGGTATCCTTTTAAGGAACTTTCAGGATGTGGTGTGGGTTTCAAATTATGTCAGGGATTAAATACAATTTATAAAATTCCAGATGCAGAATTATTTGAACTAACGGATCTTTTAGCTATTTCTATTGCTGCTGATATTGTTTCAATGACAGGAGAAAATAGAGTTTTAGCTAAAATGGGATTAAAAACCCTTAGAAAAACAAGAAATCTAGGATTAAGACTTTTAATTCCTGAAGATAAACTTTCCCATTTTGAAATCTCAAACATTGTTTTTGAGATCGCTCCTAAAATTAATGCTGCAGGAAGAATTTCACATGGTAAAGCTGCTGTAGAGCTGATGGTTTCGGATAATCTGAAACATGCTCATCAGATCGTAAGTGATATTATGGGACTTAACGATGAAAGGCGTGAGCTGGATATGAACTCTACGCTTTCTGCACTGAATCAAATTATTGAATCACAACAGGAGACGAAACTTACCACGATCGTTTACCACCCGGAGTGGAACAAGGGCGTCATTGGTATTGTAGCTTCCAGACTTATTGAAACTTACTATAAACCAACACTTGTTTTTACAGATGGTAATAATGGGGAGATGGTAGCTTCAGCAAGATCTGTATCGGATTTCGACGTACATGAAGCATTAGACCTTTGTTCAGAATATTTTCTGAAGTTTGGCGGACACCATGCTGCGGCGGGACTTTCAATGGAGAAATCCAAATTTGAAGCTTTCAAAGAAAAGTTTGAAAAAGTAGTCGCTGAGAAAATACAGGAACATCAGAAAGAGTCTTCTATTATAATAGATTCTGAAATTGAAATCGATGATATTAATAGAGAGTTTATTAATTTTCATAGAAAATTAGCTCCTTTTGGTCCACATAATATGAAACCCAATCTGGCTTTAAAAAATCAGAAGCTTTCAGGATATATAAAAACAATGGGGAAAGATAACAACCATGTTAAGTTTTATATAAAACAAGAATCTACAGGCAGGAATATTGAATGTGTTGGTTTCAAGTTAGGACAGTTCTCAGAAGATTTCAGAAACAAATATTTTGATTTAGCATTTACTTTAGAAGAAAATCACTGGAAAGGCAATGTAACGCATTACCTCAATATAAAGGATGTAAAATTTAGAGATTAG
- a CDS encoding ferritin-like domain-containing protein, with protein MKKTINISNQGTTLDTGRRNFLKLGGIGLAMAGLALVGCDDDDFQMVDNQVFDLGKGDVGVLNYAYALEQLEADFYTKVVNNFYSGISTAEKELFTDLYHHEVIHRDFFKAAISGVTANVLPTLEFQYPSVNFNNRSSVLATAKALEDTGVAAYNAAGKYITNPEYLVIAGKIVSVEARHASAIRNLINPGSADFSGDDVIDANGLDVAKEPKDVVMAAGGFIKTPFTWKERGIN; from the coding sequence ATGAAAAAGACAATTAATATTTCTAACCAGGGAACCACCCTGGATACAGGCAGAAGAAACTTCTTAAAACTAGGTGGCATTGGTCTGGCTATGGCAGGTCTTGCATTAGTGGGGTGTGATGATGATGATTTCCAGATGGTGGATAACCAGGTATTCGATCTTGGAAAAGGAGATGTAGGTGTATTAAATTATGCTTATGCCCTTGAACAGTTGGAAGCAGATTTTTATACGAAAGTGGTCAATAATTTTTACTCAGGAATTTCAACCGCTGAAAAAGAATTGTTTACAGATCTGTACCATCATGAAGTGATACACCGTGATTTCTTTAAAGCGGCAATAAGTGGAGTAACAGCTAATGTACTGCCAACACTTGAATTTCAATATCCAAGTGTAAATTTTAATAATAGAAGTTCTGTACTGGCTACAGCAAAAGCTCTTGAAGACACGGGTGTTGCGGCCTATAATGCAGCAGGAAAATATATTACAAATCCAGAATATTTAGTGATTGCAGGGAAAATTGTTTCAGTAGAAGCAAGACATGCATCGGCAATAAGAAATCTTATTAATCCTGGATCAGCAGATTTTTCCGGAGATGATGTGATTGATGCCAACGGATTAGATGTAGCTAAAGAACCAAAAGATGTGGTAATGGCAGCTGGAGGATTTATAAAAACTCCATTTACATGGAAGGAAAGAGGCATTAACTAA
- a CDS encoding ferritin-like domain-containing protein, translated as MNILKLLDKFSDDKFFTTEASRLETLTNISSFGKKAAIASVPLGLGLAMSTPAKAETQNVTVPGSFLKSALTEALQLALTLEYLENEYYAIGLSTASLIPNADRTVFMQISKHESAHVGFLKSTLTSLGVTPGAKPNFDFTAGGNFSPFTDYNQFLVLAQAFEDTGVRAYKGQAGNVMSNKVVLQAALQIHSVEARHASQVRRMRANKGWIELANGGNMPSATNAVYAGEDNTNQGGYNTATAFGAAAGSAAYDEVLSGSDATSIASLFIV; from the coding sequence ATGAACATTCTAAAATTACTAGATAAATTTTCTGATGATAAATTTTTTACAACAGAAGCTTCAAGATTAGAAACACTTACCAATATTTCATCATTTGGTAAAAAAGCAGCTATTGCATCAGTCCCTTTAGGATTAGGACTTGCTATGTCGACTCCTGCAAAAGCTGAAACTCAAAATGTAACGGTTCCTGGAAGTTTTTTAAAAAGTGCTTTAACGGAAGCATTACAATTAGCTTTGACCTTAGAGTATTTGGAAAACGAATATTATGCGATCGGACTGTCTACTGCAAGTTTGATTCCTAATGCTGACCGTACAGTTTTTATGCAGATCTCTAAGCATGAGTCTGCGCATGTAGGTTTCTTGAAAAGTACTCTTACCTCTTTAGGCGTAACGCCTGGAGCAAAGCCTAATTTTGATTTTACGGCTGGAGGTAATTTCTCTCCATTTACAGATTACAATCAATTTCTTGTCCTGGCACAAGCTTTTGAGGATACAGGAGTAAGAGCATACAAAGGACAGGCTGGAAATGTAATGTCGAATAAAGTGGTCTTACAGGCTGCTCTACAAATTCATTCCGTAGAAGCAAGGCATGCTTCGCAAGTGAGAAGAATGAGAGCTAATAAAGGTTGGATAGAATTAGCAAATGGTGGAAATATGCCTTCCGCTACTAACGCTGTTTACGCAGGTGAAGATAACACAAACCAAGGTGGATATAATACCGCGACTGCATTTGGAGCTGCAGCAGGATCTGCCGCTTATGACGAAGTTTTGAGTGGCAGTGATGCAACATCAATTGCATCATTATTTATTGTGTAA